One genomic segment of Fervidobacterium pennivorans includes these proteins:
- a CDS encoding IS110 family RNA-guided transposase has translation MAILAIDVSKNYLSFFSDFIGSGTVENSPQGIVELFNKAFASSSDFSLVLESTGVFSFNVANFFFQNNVPVFWVKTDNIKLYRKILNRPKTDKIDAELIFSIASKFPESLVPFVNNSYIISELRNLTRLYLKFNEDIARLKLRLYSYVSLYFPKLDFKLNKTFECLLKDYTIEEIANMPIEELFEYIAKISRHNVSSQVLAEKLQTLAKDALRLSVNPSNTLRISIVSTIDLIQHYEKQIELVKKEISKLLKVISNTLTTVKGIGEITAAGIIAEIGDINRFEKASALASYAGLVWTINQSGNYKSENNQLTKKGNKYLRTYLVMAANGVKTYDPVYKEYYRKKYAEATTHKHMRALILTARKLVNLVYYLLKNNVPYVPMK, from the coding sequence TTGGCTATTTTAGCTATTGATGTCTCAAAGAACTATCTTTCTTTCTTTTCTGATTTCATCGGTAGTGGGACTGTTGAGAACTCTCCTCAAGGTATTGTTGAACTTTTTAACAAAGCTTTTGCTTCTTCTTCCGATTTTTCTCTTGTCCTTGAATCAACTGGTGTTTTTTCTTTTAATGTCGCTAACTTCTTCTTTCAAAACAACGTACCTGTCTTTTGGGTTAAAACTGATAACATTAAGCTCTATCGCAAAATTCTCAATCGTCCTAAAACTGACAAAATCGATGCTGAACTTATTTTCTCTATCGCTTCTAAATTTCCTGAGTCTTTAGTCCCTTTTGTCAATAACTCATATATCATCTCTGAGCTTCGTAATCTCACCAGACTTTATTTAAAGTTCAACGAAGATATCGCTCGATTGAAACTTAGGCTCTATTCGTATGTTTCTCTTTATTTCCCTAAACTTGACTTTAAACTAAATAAGACTTTCGAATGCCTGCTTAAAGATTATACAATCGAAGAAATCGCAAACATGCCAATTGAAGAGTTATTTGAATATATTGCGAAAATTTCCAGACACAATGTCTCTTCACAAGTCTTAGCAGAAAAACTCCAAACTCTTGCTAAAGATGCCTTGAGGTTGTCTGTTAATCCTTCAAACACTCTGAGAATATCTATTGTTTCCACTATCGATTTGATACAGCACTATGAAAAACAAATCGAACTAGTAAAGAAAGAAATAAGTAAATTACTTAAAGTAATTTCGAACACACTAACAACAGTCAAAGGGATAGGAGAAATAACTGCAGCTGGAATTATAGCCGAAATAGGAGACATCAATCGTTTCGAAAAAGCCTCAGCGTTAGCATCATACGCAGGGCTTGTATGGACAATCAATCAAAGTGGAAATTACAAATCAGAAAACAACCAACTAACGAAAAAAGGGAACAAGTATCTAAGAACATACCTAGTAATGGCAGCGAACGGAGTAAAGACATACGATCCTGTATACAAAGAATATTATCGCAAAAAGTACGCAGAAGCAACAACACACAAACACATGAGAGCGCTAATATTAACTGCAAGGAAATTAGTAAATTTAGTGTATTATTTACTAAAGAACAACGTACCGTATGTACCGATGAAATAG